Proteins encoded by one window of Luteimonas yindakuii:
- a CDS encoding DUF885 domain-containing protein — MRTAFACTTLAVALALAACAQPSAAHPSGAVTTDAQQRAGDQSAQLNAWFDEQYEQALQFSPLRMTFLGRKELYDQLDDVSPEAQRRQLAWMRTSVETMESRFDYDALDAETRLSWDLWKRRYESARDGERFIEHGYAFDQMNGMHSMLPTLLINFHKVDTEQDYQAYISRLGASARLFDQLIARGQASAAKGIRAPKFAYEGVIEQSRKVIGGAPFDDGDPSALWADLVAKADALVRNGVIDAARADALKAQARSALLEQVKPAYERVIAWSEGELAQALENPAGVGTTHPDGADYYAFQLHENTTTAMSADEIHQLGLDEVARLRGEMEAVMAQVGFKGDLQAFFQHINTSPQFRYPDTDAGRQAYIDDATRAIDNIKQHLPAYFGLLPKADLVVKRVEAFREQDGAAQHYFPGTPDGARPGIYYAHLSDMGAMPKTELEVIAYHEGLPGHHMQISIAQELEGVPTFRTQYSSTAYSEGWGLYSEWLAKEMPDTYTDPYSEYGRLMSEMWRAIRLVVDTGMHAKGWTEEQAVDYFRQNASVPEAAIRSEVRRYLIMPGQATAYKVGMIRIQQLRAKAEGELGEAFDIRGFHDTVLGGGAMPLDLLERRVDAWIASRKAG; from the coding sequence GTGCGCACCGCCTTCGCCTGCACCACCCTTGCCGTCGCACTGGCCCTGGCCGCCTGCGCGCAGCCGTCCGCCGCCCACCCCAGTGGTGCGGTGACCACCGATGCGCAGCAGCGCGCCGGCGACCAGTCCGCGCAACTCAACGCCTGGTTCGACGAACAGTACGAGCAGGCGCTGCAGTTCAGCCCGCTGCGGATGACCTTCCTCGGCCGCAAGGAGCTCTACGACCAGCTCGACGATGTCTCGCCGGAAGCGCAGCGCAGGCAGCTGGCGTGGATGAGGACCTCGGTGGAGACCATGGAGTCGCGGTTCGACTACGACGCGCTCGACGCCGAGACCCGGCTGTCCTGGGACCTGTGGAAGCGCCGCTACGAGAGCGCCCGCGACGGCGAGCGGTTCATCGAACACGGCTATGCCTTCGACCAGATGAACGGCATGCACAGCATGCTGCCGACGCTGCTGATCAACTTCCACAAGGTCGACACCGAACAGGACTACCAGGCCTATATCAGCCGCCTCGGCGCCAGCGCGCGGCTGTTCGACCAGCTGATCGCGCGGGGCCAGGCATCGGCGGCAAAGGGCATCCGCGCACCGAAGTTCGCCTACGAGGGGGTCATCGAGCAGTCGCGCAAGGTGATCGGCGGCGCGCCATTCGACGACGGCGACCCCAGCGCGCTGTGGGCGGACCTGGTCGCCAAGGCCGATGCGCTGGTCAGGAACGGCGTGATCGACGCCGCGCGTGCCGACGCACTCAAGGCGCAGGCGCGCAGCGCGCTGCTGGAGCAGGTCAAGCCGGCCTACGAGCGCGTCATCGCCTGGAGCGAGGGCGAACTCGCGCAGGCACTGGAGAATCCGGCCGGCGTGGGCACCACCCATCCCGACGGTGCCGACTACTACGCGTTCCAGCTGCACGAGAACACCACCACCGCGATGAGTGCCGACGAGATCCACCAGCTCGGCCTCGACGAGGTCGCGCGCCTGCGCGGCGAGATGGAAGCGGTGATGGCGCAGGTCGGCTTCAAGGGCGACCTGCAGGCGTTCTTCCAGCACATCAACACCAGCCCGCAGTTCCGCTATCCGGATACCGACGCCGGCCGCCAGGCCTATATCGACGACGCCACCAGGGCGATCGACAACATCAAGCAGCACCTGCCGGCCTATTTCGGCCTGCTGCCGAAGGCCGACCTGGTGGTGAAACGCGTGGAAGCGTTCCGCGAGCAGGACGGCGCCGCGCAGCACTACTTCCCCGGCACCCCGGACGGCGCCCGCCCCGGCATCTACTACGCGCACCTGTCGGACATGGGCGCGATGCCGAAGACCGAGCTCGAGGTGATCGCCTACCACGAGGGCCTGCCCGGCCACCACATGCAGATCTCGATCGCGCAGGAACTCGAGGGCGTGCCGACCTTCCGCACCCAGTACTCGAGCACCGCGTATTCGGAAGGCTGGGGCCTGTATTCGGAGTGGCTGGCCAAGGAGATGCCCGACACCTACACCGACCCGTACTCCGAATACGGCCGGCTGATGTCGGAGATGTGGCGCGCGATCCGCCTGGTGGTCGACACCGGCATGCACGCCAAGGGCTGGACCGAGGAGCAGGCGGTCGACTATTTCCGCCAGAACGCCTCGGTGCCGGAGGCGGCGATCCGCTCGGAAGTGCGTCGCTACCTGATCATGCCGGGCCAGGCCACCGCCTATAAGGTCGGCATGATCAGGATCCAGCAGCTGCGTGCGAAGGCGGAAGGCGAGCTCGGCGAGGCCTTCGACATCCGCGGCTTCCACGACACCGTGCTAGGCGGCGGCGCGATGCCGCTGGACCTGCTGGAGCGTCGCGTGGATGCGTGGATCGCCAGCCGCAAGGCGGGCTGA
- a CDS encoding DNA topoisomerase IB — MRWRRVDAGLQKLPCMSPSSAAAAPPTADPVRDARQAGLLYVSDTEPGISRRRTGTGFSYRLPDGSVLRDRDELARIRALAIPPAYTEVWICSHPRGHLQATGRDARRRKQYRYHPQWAEARGLGKFDRVIAFGRALPRLRRRLRRDLRQPGFPRDKVLAVVVSLMAETLVRVGNACYASSNRSYGLTTLRNRHIDFLRGGRARLRFRGKGGLDHDLEIDDAQLVKLVRACQELPGQALFQYHDDAGTLQPVDSSDVNAYLREATGEQFTAKDFRTWGATLEAFRILATTPLPPPSRTGAPSERALAQAKNAVVAEVASVLCNTPSVCRKAYIDPRVFAGWEDGSLARAAATARGARQWEQAALKFLAGCDRARAAAARRAPRAPAAARRARRTTTARN, encoded by the coding sequence ATGCGTTGGCGTCGCGTTGACGCAGGGCTGCAGAAGCTGCCGTGCATGAGTCCATCTTCCGCTGCGGCCGCACCGCCGACCGCCGATCCCGTGCGCGACGCCCGCCAGGCGGGCCTGCTGTACGTCAGCGACACCGAGCCCGGCATCAGCCGTCGGCGCACCGGCACGGGCTTTTCCTACCGCCTGCCCGATGGCAGCGTGCTGCGCGACCGCGACGAACTGGCGCGCATCCGCGCGCTCGCGATCCCGCCGGCCTATACAGAGGTCTGGATCTGCAGCCATCCGCGCGGCCACCTGCAGGCGACCGGTCGCGACGCGCGCCGGCGCAAGCAGTACCGCTACCACCCGCAGTGGGCGGAGGCGCGCGGGCTCGGCAAATTCGACCGCGTGATCGCCTTCGGCCGCGCACTGCCACGGCTGCGCCGGCGGCTGCGGCGCGACCTGCGCCAGCCCGGCTTCCCGCGCGACAAGGTGCTGGCGGTGGTCGTGTCGCTGATGGCGGAAACGCTGGTGCGGGTCGGCAACGCCTGTTACGCCAGCAGCAACCGCTCGTACGGGCTGACCACGCTGCGCAACCGGCATATCGATTTCCTGCGCGGCGGCCGCGCGCGCCTGCGCTTCCGCGGCAAGGGCGGGCTCGATCACGACCTCGAGATCGACGACGCCCAGCTGGTGAAGCTGGTGCGCGCCTGCCAGGAACTGCCCGGGCAGGCGCTGTTCCAGTACCACGACGACGCCGGCACGCTGCAGCCGGTTGATTCCAGCGACGTCAACGCCTATCTGCGCGAAGCCACCGGCGAGCAGTTCACCGCCAAGGACTTCCGCACCTGGGGCGCCACGCTGGAAGCCTTCCGCATCCTCGCCACCACCCCGTTGCCGCCGCCGTCGCGCACCGGTGCGCCCAGCGAACGTGCGCTGGCGCAGGCGAAGAACGCGGTGGTCGCCGAGGTGGCATCGGTGCTGTGCAACACGCCCTCGGTATGTCGCAAGGCCTATATCGACCCGCGCGTGTTCGCCGGCTGGGAGGACGGCAGCCTGGCCCGCGCCGCGGCCACCGCACGCGGGGCGCGCCAGTGGGAACAGGCGGCGCTGAAGTTCCTTGCCGGCTGCGATCGGGCACGTGCCGCCGCGGCCAGGCGGGCGCCGAGGGCGCCGGCAGCGGCGCGTCGCGCACGACGCACGACAACAGCGCGCAATTGA
- a CDS encoding I78 family peptidase inhibitor has product MTRSLPSVACTTALLALTACAGPRDAVVADTVATPVVTERCDASRAQAFVGQAATSELVERARAAAGAATARTLRPDQMVTLEYLEGRLNIRVDEGDVVTAIDCG; this is encoded by the coding sequence ATGACCCGTTCGCTTCCGTCCGTGGCCTGCACCACCGCCCTGCTGGCACTGACCGCCTGTGCCGGCCCGCGCGATGCGGTCGTTGCAGACACCGTGGCCACGCCCGTCGTCACCGAGCGCTGCGATGCGAGCCGGGCACAGGCCTTCGTCGGCCAGGCCGCGACGTCCGAGCTGGTGGAACGCGCGCGTGCCGCGGCCGGCGCGGCCACCGCACGCACCCTCAGGCCGGACCAGATGGTCACGCTCGAGTATCTCGAGGGCCGGCTCAACATCCGCGTGGACGAAGGCGATGTGGTTACCGCGATCGACTGCGGATAA
- the egtD gene encoding L-histidine N(alpha)-methyltransferase: MAPEHALVDLQPTPERILAEVVEGLSHSPRWLPSKYFYDAEGSRLFEAITRQPEYTLTRTELTLLEAVLPQIASAVGPGLQVVEYGSGSGRKTGLLLAGLDDVVAYAPVEISRSALEASVARLRAQFPAVEMLPVLADFTRAVELPAPRRPARDVLVFFPGSTLGNFTHAQAVGLLAIMRALLGPQGHALVGFDLDKDPRVLEAAYNDAAGVTAAFTLNLLRRLNREIGSDFDLDGFAHRAVYAGERMRIETSLVSLRAQTVRVGGHRFAFTAGEAIAVEISQKYTRGSVAGLAAEAGLRLAGWWTDADHGFALGLLAPD; encoded by the coding sequence ATGGCGCCCGAGCACGCGCTGGTCGATCTCCAGCCCACCCCGGAACGCATCCTCGCCGAGGTGGTCGAGGGTCTCTCGCACTCGCCGCGCTGGCTGCCGTCGAAGTACTTCTACGATGCCGAGGGCTCGCGCCTGTTCGAGGCCATCACCCGGCAGCCGGAGTACACGCTCACGCGCACCGAGCTGACGCTGCTGGAGGCGGTGCTGCCGCAGATCGCCAGCGCGGTCGGGCCGGGCCTGCAGGTGGTCGAATACGGCAGTGGCAGCGGCCGCAAGACCGGACTGCTGCTGGCCGGGCTGGACGACGTGGTGGCCTACGCACCGGTGGAGATCTCGCGCAGCGCGCTGGAAGCCAGCGTGGCACGCCTGCGCGCGCAGTTCCCCGCGGTCGAGATGCTGCCGGTACTGGCCGACTTCACCCGTGCGGTCGAGCTGCCGGCGCCGCGCCGTCCGGCACGCGACGTGCTGGTGTTCTTCCCCGGGTCGACGCTGGGCAACTTCACCCATGCGCAGGCGGTGGGGCTGTTGGCCATCATGCGCGCGCTGCTCGGCCCGCAGGGACATGCGCTGGTCGGCTTCGACCTCGACAAGGATCCGCGCGTGCTCGAGGCCGCCTACAACGATGCCGCCGGAGTGACCGCGGCGTTCACCCTGAACCTGCTGCGCCGGCTCAACCGCGAGATCGGCAGCGATTTCGACCTCGACGGCTTCGCCCATCGCGCGGTCTATGCCGGTGAGCGCATGCGCATCGAGACCTCGCTGGTCAGCCTGCGCGCGCAGACGGTGCGTGTCGGCGGACACCGGTTCGCTTTCACGGCCGGCGAGGCGATCGCGGTGGAGATCAGCCAGAAGTACACCCGCGGCAGCGTCGCCGGGCTGGCCGCGGAAGCCGGGCTGCGGCTGGCTGGCTGGTGGACCGATGCCGACCACGGCTTCGCCCTCGGACTGCTGGCTCCGGACTGA
- a CDS encoding D-hexose-6-phosphate mutarotase, which produces MSAVPATGDAVTAVREGVHAGTACWIVDTAHAHAAIAMHGGQLLAWRPADAAHDVLWLSPLAKRPPAPLRGGVPLCWPWFGSGEGDLPAHGLARTRAWALDDWRLDDDGSVALILRPETQPVPGLEVIEHLRIGGVLEQTLETRNTGDVPLAITQALHSYFHVGDVAQVEVDGLDGHDYLDKYEGYAAARHQRGAWRLDDPRDPGRSDRVYLGTGGRYLLRDPVLARSLAITSAGSHSLVVWNPGATGGRAMDDVGDGWRHYLCLEVANAVTDRVQLAPGTTHRLSQRVEVQESHATG; this is translated from the coding sequence GTGAGTGCGGTGCCGGCCACCGGCGATGCCGTCACCGCGGTGCGCGAAGGCGTGCACGCCGGCACCGCCTGCTGGATCGTGGACACCGCGCATGCGCATGCGGCGATCGCCATGCACGGGGGCCAGCTGCTGGCATGGCGCCCCGCCGATGCCGCGCACGACGTGCTGTGGCTGTCGCCACTGGCGAAGCGGCCGCCTGCACCGCTGCGTGGCGGCGTGCCGCTGTGCTGGCCGTGGTTCGGCAGTGGCGAGGGCGATCTTCCCGCGCACGGGCTGGCGCGCACGCGTGCCTGGGCGCTCGACGACTGGCGGCTGGACGACGACGGCAGCGTGGCGTTGATCCTGCGGCCCGAGACCCAGCCGGTGCCGGGGCTGGAGGTGATCGAACACCTGCGCATCGGCGGTGTGCTCGAGCAGACCCTGGAAACCCGCAACACCGGCGACGTACCGCTGGCCATCACCCAGGCGCTGCACAGCTACTTCCACGTCGGCGACGTCGCGCAGGTGGAGGTCGACGGGCTCGATGGCCACGACTACCTGGACAAGTACGAAGGCTATGCCGCCGCCCGCCACCAGCGCGGCGCCTGGCGGCTGGACGATCCCCGCGACCCCGGCCGCAGCGACCGCGTCTATCTGGGAACCGGCGGACGCTACCTGTTGCGCGACCCGGTGCTCGCACGCTCGCTGGCGATCACCTCCGCAGGCAGCCATTCGCTGGTGGTGTGGAATCCGGGCGCCACTGGTGGTCGCGCGATGGACGACGTCGGCGACGGCTGGCGTCACTACCTGTGCCTGGAAGTGGCCAACGCCGTCACCGACCGCGTGCAGCTCGCACCCGGCACCACCCACCGCCTGTCGCAGCGGGTGGAAGTGCAGGAAAGCCACGCCACCGGATAG
- a CDS encoding YaeQ family protein: MAPNATIYKAELQVSDMDRQYYAEHNLTLAQHPSETPQRLMARLIAFVLFADDRLEFGRGLSNEDEPDLWQRDYTGDIERWIDLGQPTETRIRKACARARHVGVVSYSGGSAAIWWGKQAGALSRLKNLTVIDLDPDALEAATALLARGMRLTALIQDGELQLMGGEGSVALLPRVLQKAA, translated from the coding sequence ATGGCTCCCAACGCAACCATCTACAAGGCCGAGCTGCAGGTCAGCGACATGGACCGGCAGTACTACGCCGAGCACAACCTGACCCTGGCGCAGCATCCGTCTGAGACCCCGCAGCGGCTGATGGCGCGGCTGATCGCGTTCGTGCTGTTCGCCGACGATCGGCTCGAGTTCGGCCGTGGGCTCAGCAACGAGGACGAGCCCGACCTCTGGCAGCGTGACTACACCGGCGACATCGAGCGCTGGATCGATCTCGGCCAGCCGACCGAGACGCGCATCCGCAAGGCCTGCGCCCGCGCGCGCCATGTCGGCGTGGTCAGCTACAGCGGTGGCAGCGCGGCGATCTGGTGGGGCAAGCAGGCCGGCGCGCTGTCGCGGCTGAAGAACCTGACCGTCATCGACCTCGACCCCGACGCGCTGGAGGCGGCGACCGCGCTGCTCGCGCGCGGCATGCGCCTGACCGCGCTGATCCAGGACGGCGAACTGCAACTGATGGGTGGCGAGGGCAGCGTCGCGCTGCTGCCACGGGTGCTGCAGAAGGCGGCCTGA
- a CDS encoding YchJ family metal-binding protein → MADLCPCGSGRGYAACCGPVHAGALAADAEALMRSRYSAYVREDADYLLRSWHPSTRPPAIAFDDGGRPAWLGLTVSRHEARGDTAEVEFVARYRIGGGSAVRMREHSRFVREDGQWYYLDAISS, encoded by the coding sequence ATGGCCGACCTCTGCCCCTGCGGCAGCGGTCGCGGCTATGCGGCCTGCTGCGGTCCGGTGCATGCAGGCGCGCTCGCCGCCGATGCCGAAGCGCTGATGCGCTCGCGCTACAGCGCGTACGTGCGCGAGGACGCGGACTATCTGCTGCGCAGCTGGCATCCGTCGACGCGGCCGCCGGCGATCGCCTTCGACGACGGCGGCCGACCGGCCTGGCTCGGTCTCACCGTGTCGCGCCACGAGGCCCGCGGCGACACCGCCGAGGTCGAGTTCGTCGCCCGTTACCGGATCGGCGGCGGCAGCGCGGTGCGCATGCGCGAACACAGCCGCTTCGTCCGCGAAGACGGGCAGTGGTACTACCTCGACGCGATCAGCAGCTGA
- the egtB gene encoding ergothioneine biosynthesis protein EgtB encodes MLASPVEPAIPVDAPANLFAQVRNRTCVLAAPLSAEDAMVQSMADASPAKWHLAHTTWFLERFVLAPRPGHVPFAPQWDRLLNSYYHSAGPMHARPQRGHLSRPSLDEVLAYRHAVDACVQARLDAGDLDDTARRNLLLALQHEQQHQELLLTDIKHAFWCNPLRPAYREDLPVPAPAEAPPLQWIGVEETLAWIGAPAWPGADGFAYDNESPRHRVVVPAHALASRPVSNAEYRAFVEDGGYRQPLLWLSDGWATVQAEGWTRPLYWDEDLEHAHTLGGHRRLDPAAPVCHLAHYEADAYARWAGARLPTESEWEHAAQGVAGAGNFADDGVLEPVAAPAGAAGAPVQLFGDVWEWTSSAYGAYPGYRPWTGGIGEYNGKFMVGQWVLRGGSCATARGHARASYRNFFPPAARWQFAGVRLARDC; translated from the coding sequence ATGCTGGCCAGCCCTGTCGAACCCGCCATCCCGGTGGATGCACCCGCCAACCTGTTCGCGCAGGTCCGCAACCGCACGTGCGTCCTCGCGGCACCGCTCTCGGCGGAGGACGCGATGGTGCAGAGCATGGCCGATGCCAGTCCGGCCAAGTGGCACCTCGCACACACCACCTGGTTCCTCGAACGCTTCGTCCTCGCCCCGCGGCCCGGCCATGTGCCGTTCGCGCCGCAATGGGACCGCCTGCTCAACAGCTACTACCACAGCGCCGGGCCGATGCATGCGAGGCCACAGCGTGGGCACCTGTCGCGGCCGTCGCTCGACGAGGTGCTGGCGTACCGGCACGCGGTCGACGCCTGCGTGCAGGCGCGCCTCGACGCCGGTGACCTGGATGACACCGCGCGGCGCAACCTGCTGCTGGCGCTGCAGCACGAGCAGCAGCACCAGGAGCTGCTGCTGACCGACATCAAGCACGCGTTCTGGTGCAATCCGCTGCGCCCCGCCTATCGCGAGGACCTGCCGGTGCCGGCGCCCGCGGAAGCACCACCGCTGCAGTGGATCGGGGTGGAGGAAACCCTCGCCTGGATCGGCGCACCGGCGTGGCCGGGCGCGGACGGATTCGCCTACGACAACGAGTCGCCACGCCATCGCGTGGTCGTGCCCGCGCACGCGCTGGCATCGCGGCCGGTGTCGAACGCGGAGTACCGCGCCTTCGTCGAGGATGGCGGTTATCGCCAGCCGTTGCTGTGGCTGAGCGACGGCTGGGCCACCGTGCAGGCGGAAGGGTGGACGCGACCGCTGTACTGGGACGAGGACCTCGAACACGCACACACGCTCGGTGGCCATCGGCGCCTCGATCCGGCCGCCCCGGTCTGCCATCTCGCCCATTACGAAGCCGACGCCTACGCGCGCTGGGCCGGCGCGCGCCTGCCGACCGAATCCGAATGGGAGCACGCGGCACAGGGCGTGGCGGGCGCCGGCAACTTCGCCGACGACGGCGTGCTCGAGCCGGTGGCGGCGCCGGCGGGTGCCGCCGGCGCGCCGGTGCAGCTGTTCGGCGATGTCTGGGAATGGACCTCCAGCGCGTACGGCGCGTATCCGGGCTACCGGCCGTGGACCGGTGGCATCGGCGAATACAACGGCAAGTTCATGGTCGGGCAATGGGTGCTGCGCGGCGGCAGCTGCGCCACGGCGCGCGGGCATGCGCGGGCGAGCTATCGCAACTTCTTCCCACCGGCGGCGCGCTGGCAGTTCGCCGGCGTGCGCCTGGCACGCGACTGCTGA
- a CDS encoding lytic murein transglycosylase — translation MFRAAVLACLCALPALQASAQAPASTASAADPAFARCLSTLRQDAAGKGVGAASFDRFTAGLVPDRSVLALLDAQPEFTTPIWDYLAGLVDDERVADGRARLAEHAELLARIEARYGVDPATVVAVWGVESDYGRIFGKRPLLVSLATLSCEGRRQPFFRGEFITTLRLLQAGDIQAEGLTGSWAGAFGHTQFMPSTYERIAVDFDGDGRRDLVGNIPDALASTANYLKQSGWRSGQPWGFEVRVPEGFDASLAGRTSRRPLSEWAARGVRRFDGSPLVANGIAADTRSALLLPAGPRGPAFVVLRNYDAIYSYNAAESYALAIAFLAERLRGGNVPRAAWPTDDPGLSRALRRELQTLLLARGHDIGEVDGMIGSNTRRAIQAEQQRLDLQPADGRAGVRILEALRR, via the coding sequence ATGTTCCGAGCCGCTGTCCTCGCCTGCCTGTGTGCATTGCCTGCGCTGCAGGCGTCCGCGCAGGCGCCCGCATCCACCGCGTCGGCTGCCGATCCCGCGTTCGCGCGCTGCCTGTCCACGCTCAGGCAGGACGCCGCCGGCAAGGGCGTCGGCGCCGCCAGCTTCGACCGCTTCACCGCCGGCCTGGTGCCCGACCGCAGCGTGCTCGCGCTGCTCGACGCGCAGCCGGAGTTCACCACGCCGATCTGGGACTACCTGGCAGGCCTGGTCGACGACGAGCGCGTCGCCGATGGCCGCGCGCGGCTGGCCGAACACGCGGAGCTGCTGGCGCGCATCGAGGCGCGCTACGGCGTCGATCCCGCCACCGTGGTCGCGGTGTGGGGCGTGGAAAGCGACTACGGCCGCATCTTCGGCAAGCGCCCGCTGCTGGTGTCGCTGGCGACGCTGTCGTGCGAGGGCCGCCGGCAGCCGTTCTTCCGCGGCGAGTTCATCACCACGCTGCGCCTGCTGCAGGCCGGCGACATCCAGGCCGAAGGGCTGACCGGCTCGTGGGCCGGCGCGTTCGGCCACACCCAGTTCATGCCCAGCACCTACGAACGCATCGCGGTCGATTTCGATGGCGACGGCCGCCGCGACCTGGTCGGCAACATCCCCGACGCGCTCGCCTCCACCGCCAATTACCTGAAGCAGTCCGGCTGGCGCAGCGGCCAGCCGTGGGGCTTCGAGGTGCGCGTGCCGGAGGGCTTCGATGCATCGCTGGCCGGGCGCACCAGCCGCCGTCCGCTGTCCGAGTGGGCCGCCCGCGGCGTGCGCCGGTTCGACGGTTCGCCGCTGGTGGCGAACGGCATCGCCGCGGATACGCGTTCGGCCCTGCTGCTGCCGGCCGGACCACGCGGCCCGGCATTCGTGGTGCTCCGCAACTACGACGCGATCTACTCCTACAACGCCGCCGAGAGCTACGCGCTGGCGATCGCGTTCCTGGCCGAGCGCCTGCGCGGCGGCAACGTGCCGCGGGCCGCGTGGCCCACCGACGACCCCGGCCTGTCGCGCGCGTTGCGGCGCGAACTGCAGACGCTGCTGCTGGCGCGCGGGCACGACATCGGCGAGGTCGACGGCATGATCGGCAGCAATACCCGCCGCGCGATCCAGGCCGAGCAGCAGCGCCTCGACCTGCAGCCCGCCGACGGCCGCGCCGGCGTGCGCATCCTCGAGGCGTTGCGCCGGTGA
- the folE gene encoding GTP cyclohydrolase I FolE produces the protein MADPTPRDPDVTREQAEDAVRTLLRWAGDDPRREGLLDTPKRVVKAYREWFSGYALDADEYLARTFEEVEGYDEMIVLRDIDYESHCEHHMAPIIGRVHVGYLPAGKVVGISKLARVVDAYARRFQVQEKMTAQIAGCIQRALAPLGVAVVVEGAHECMTTRGVHKRGVSMVTSTMLGSFREDARTRAEFLQFIDVASPRR, from the coding sequence ATGGCCGACCCCACCCCCCGCGATCCCGACGTCACCCGCGAACAGGCGGAGGACGCCGTACGCACGCTGTTGCGCTGGGCCGGTGACGACCCCCGGCGCGAGGGCCTGCTCGACACCCCGAAGCGCGTGGTCAAGGCCTACCGCGAATGGTTCAGCGGCTACGCGCTCGACGCCGATGAGTACCTCGCGCGTACCTTCGAGGAGGTCGAGGGCTACGACGAGATGATCGTGCTGCGCGACATCGACTACGAAAGCCACTGCGAACACCACATGGCGCCGATCATCGGCCGCGTGCACGTGGGTTACCTGCCGGCCGGCAAGGTGGTCGGCATCAGCAAGCTGGCGCGGGTGGTCGATGCCTACGCCAGGCGCTTCCAGGTGCAGGAGAAGATGACCGCGCAGATCGCCGGCTGCATCCAGCGCGCGCTCGCGCCGCTGGGCGTGGCGGTGGTGGTCGAGGGCGCGCACGAATGCATGACCACCCGCGGCGTGCACAAGCGCGGCGTGAGCATGGTGACGTCGACGATGCTCGGCAGCTTCCGCGAGGACGCGCGCACCCGCGCCGAATTCCTGCAGTTCATCGACGTCGCCAGCCCGCGGCGCTGA